The Bacilli bacterium genome contains the following window.
CTGTGCGCGACCGGATGGAAAACAGCGAGGCTGTCGCGATCGTTACTACTCCGGCGTTGCTTCCGCGTGTGCCGGTTAAGGAACTTCCGGCGTTAAAACATGTCATTCTGGTCGGCGACAATTTGCAGCTTGCACCCGGGCAGTATGATTATAAAAAAGAGATGGCGGAGGCTTCCGACGAATTGGATATCGTCTGGTTGGACCGCGAAGACGGTCTGGTCATTCACTATACGTCTGGTTCCACCGGCAAGCCGAAAGGCGTCTATCATGTCCATAACGCCATGCTGCAGCATTATTACACCGGCAAGATTGTGCTTGATTTTAAAGAGGATGACATATATTGGTGCACTGCCGATCCCGGTTGGGTAACCGGCACATCATACGGCGTATTCGCCCCATGGCTGAACGGCGTAACCAATGTGATTCGCGGCGGCCGCTTCAGCCCGCAGGATTGGTACGCTACGATACAGCGTTATAAGGTAACGGTTTGGTATACCGCGCCAACCGCGTTAAGGATGTTGATGGGCGCGGGCGATGAAGTGGTCGCCCAATACGATCTTTCGTCGTTGCGCCATCTGCTCAGCGTCGGCGAACCGCTGAACCCCGAAGTTATTCGCTGGGGGCTCAAAGTGTATAAGCATCGCATCCATGACACATGGTGGATGACGGAAACCGGCGCCATGCTGATCTGCAACTATCCGAGCATGGATATTCGCCCGGGCTCGATGGGCAAGCCGATTCCGGGCGTGGAGGCAGGGATCATCGACGATCAGGGCAATGAGCTGCCGCCTTATCGCATGGGCAATTTGGCGATTCGCACACCGTGGCCGTCGATGTTGCGTAAAGTATGGAAAAACCCGGAGAAATTCGCGGAATATTTCCGCTTCCCCGGCTGGTATATATCCGGCGACTCGGCTTACAAGGATGAAGACGGCTATTTCTGGTTCCAGGGCCGCGTGGACGATGTCATCAATACATCCGGCGAGCGCGTCGGGCCTTTTGAAGTGGAAAGCAAGCTGGTCGAGCATCCGGCCGTTGCCGAAGCGGGCGTTATCGGCAAGCCGGATCCGATGCGCGGAGAAATTATCAAGGCGTTTATCGCCTTACGTGAAGGATACAAACCTTCCGACGAGTTGAAAGCGGAGATCGCCCAATTTGTAAAAGACGGTCTGGCTGCTCATGCCGCGCCGCGCGAGATCGAATTTAAAGACAAACTGCCCAAGACCCGCAGCGGAAAAATTATGCGCCGCGTTTTGAAAGCATGGGAATTGGGGCTTCCCGAAGGCGACTTGTCGACGATGGAGGACTGAT
Protein-coding sequences here:
- the acsA gene encoding acetate--CoA ligase: MNGTNIEVIKAVATDGNLQDYEAARKNFKWEDIEKEFSWYKTGKVNMAYEAIDRHAESDKKNKIALYYSDDKRDESYTFAQMKSYSNKFANVLKKIGLQKGDRMFIFMPRTPELYFALFGALKLGVIVGPLFEAFMETAVRDRMENSEAVAIVTTPALLPRVPVKELPALKHVILVGDNLQLAPGQYDYKKEMAEASDELDIVWLDREDGLVIHYTSGSTGKPKGVYHVHNAMLQHYYTGKIVLDFKEDDIYWCTADPGWVTGTSYGVFAPWLNGVTNVIRGGRFSPQDWYATIQRYKVTVWYTAPTALRMLMGAGDEVVAQYDLSSLRHLLSVGEPLNPEVIRWGLKVYKHRIHDTWWMTETGAMLICNYPSMDIRPGSMGKPIPGVEAGIIDDQGNELPPYRMGNLAIRTPWPSMLRKVWKNPEKFAEYFRFPGWYISGDSAYKDEDGYFWFQGRVDDVINTSGERVGPFEVESKLVEHPAVAEAGVIGKPDPMRGEIIKAFIALREGYKPSDELKAEIAQFVKDGLAAHAAPREIEFKDKLPKTRSGKIMRRVLKAWELGLPEGDLSTMED